Proteins from a single region of Verrucosispora sp. NA02020:
- a CDS encoding FkbM family methyltransferase, with amino-acid sequence MASTKLSPAATSGVAAILPQRLLAGAIRRVYPRVEPELARLADFVPAGGTAVDVGAWYGPWTARLVRRADRVVAVEPTSALAGQLRVAFPAVEVVEAAVSDHEGTATLYLPEGGAIVGTSSLEDETQGQPVSVRRITLDSLGLTDVRFVKLDIEGHELPALRGAAETVRRDRPVLLIEVEERIQPMEPLIDLLTSWGYRGYVLPDRQWIPLADFDLGGHQRESIARVGQSFARRVVWPRPRYVNSVLFRPE; translated from the coding sequence ATGGCGTCGACGAAGCTGTCACCGGCAGCGACCTCCGGTGTGGCGGCAATCCTCCCGCAACGGCTGCTCGCCGGGGCGATCCGCCGGGTCTACCCCCGGGTGGAACCGGAACTGGCACGGTTGGCCGACTTCGTGCCGGCCGGCGGCACCGCCGTCGACGTGGGCGCCTGGTACGGGCCGTGGACGGCGCGGCTGGTACGCCGTGCCGACCGGGTGGTCGCGGTGGAGCCGACCAGCGCCCTGGCCGGTCAGCTCCGGGTGGCGTTCCCGGCCGTGGAGGTGGTCGAGGCTGCCGTCTCCGACCACGAGGGCACCGCGACGCTCTATCTCCCCGAGGGCGGGGCGATCGTCGGTACCTCGTCGTTGGAGGACGAGACGCAGGGCCAGCCGGTGTCCGTCCGGCGGATCACGCTCGACTCGCTCGGCCTCACCGACGTGCGGTTCGTCAAGCTCGACATCGAGGGCCACGAACTGCCGGCGCTGCGGGGCGCGGCGGAGACCGTCCGGCGGGACCGTCCGGTGCTGCTGATCGAGGTCGAGGAGCGGATCCAACCGATGGAGCCGCTGATCGACCTGCTGACCTCCTGGGGGTACCGGGGGTACGTGCTGCCCGACCGGCAGTGGATCCCGCTGGCCGACTTCGACCTCGGCGGGCACCAGCGCGAGTCCATCGCGCGGGTCGGCCAGAGCTTCGCCCGACGGGTCGTCTGGCCGCGTCCGCGCTACGTCAACTCGGTGCTGTTCCGTCCCGAGTGA